One Natrinema marinum genomic window carries:
- a CDS encoding aminotransferase class V-fold PLP-dependent enzyme: MNPTALRETMPALESTVYCNWGAGGPSPRRVVEAAESALEYHEYEAPAAEGMYPAAFDAYDEARTAVADLLGATPDEVALTQSTTDGINRVAGAFDWGEDDVVVRTDLEHSAGILPWRRLERERGIEVRVLETEGGRLDLEAAKSALADATLCCVSSLTWTHGTRLPIAHLVDIAHDAGTLVLVDAVQSPGQVPVDIREWGADFVVAAGHKWLLGPFGAGFLYVRDGVERDRSPAAIGYRSVVDENADEYRYAAGARRFEVGTASPAPYAGLTEAISVLEEVGIDAVQRRIETLTDRLKNGVSDEHLLSPRSYESGLVTIADDDPEGTVERLAERGIVVRSLPKPDAIRASIHAYNTREDVNTLLEALED; encoded by the coding sequence ATGAATCCGACCGCGCTCCGCGAGACGATGCCCGCCCTCGAGTCGACCGTCTACTGCAACTGGGGGGCCGGCGGGCCGAGTCCGCGCCGCGTCGTCGAGGCCGCCGAGTCGGCGCTCGAGTACCACGAGTACGAGGCCCCCGCGGCGGAGGGCATGTATCCTGCGGCGTTCGACGCCTACGACGAGGCGCGCACGGCGGTCGCGGACTTGCTCGGCGCGACGCCGGACGAGGTCGCGTTGACCCAAAGTACGACAGACGGGATCAACCGCGTCGCGGGCGCGTTCGACTGGGGCGAAGACGACGTCGTCGTTCGGACCGACCTCGAGCACTCCGCCGGGATCCTGCCGTGGCGGCGCCTCGAGCGCGAGCGCGGGATCGAGGTGCGGGTGCTCGAAACCGAGGGGGGTCGGCTCGACCTCGAGGCCGCGAAATCGGCGCTCGCGGACGCGACGCTGTGTTGTGTGAGTTCGCTGACGTGGACCCACGGGACGCGGCTGCCCATCGCCCACCTCGTCGACATCGCTCACGACGCCGGGACGTTGGTGCTGGTCGACGCCGTCCAGTCGCCGGGGCAGGTCCCCGTCGACATCCGGGAGTGGGGTGCCGACTTCGTCGTCGCGGCGGGTCACAAGTGGCTGCTCGGCCCGTTCGGTGCCGGCTTTCTGTACGTGCGCGACGGCGTCGAGCGGGACCGCTCGCCCGCCGCGATCGGCTACCGGAGCGTCGTGGACGAGAACGCCGACGAGTACCGCTACGCGGCCGGTGCGCGACGGTTCGAGGTCGGTACCGCCAGCCCTGCGCCCTACGCTGGGCTGACCGAGGCGATCAGCGTGCTCGAGGAGGTCGGCATCGACGCGGTTCAGCGGCGGATCGAGACGCTGACCGATCGGCTCAAGAACGGTGTGTCGGACGAGCACCTGCTGAGCCCCAGATCCTACGAGTCGGGACTGGTGACGATCGCCGACGACGACCCCGAGGGGACCGTCGAGCGACTCGCCGAGCGGGGAATCGTCGTCCGTTCCCTCCCGAAACCGGACGCAATCCGTGCGTCGATTCACGCGTACAATACCCGTGAGGACGTAAACACGCTGCTCGAGGCGCTGGAGGACTGA